DNA sequence from the Xenopus tropicalis strain Nigerian chromosome 4, UCB_Xtro_10.0, whole genome shotgun sequence genome:
TGACAAAGGGGTCTATGACATTTCTGTAGCCTCCATGCGCCTGGCACCAAATGGAAGTTATGTAACCCAAACCGCAGATGTTTTCGCTGTAGAGGTTCATCCTGAGGACCACAATGAGCCTCAATCTGTGCGAGTGGCAGGACAGGAAACCGCTGAAGCAACTCCTTTTCTATGTGGCACCGATGAGCCAGTAACAATTCTGACTGTAATTTTGGATGCGGACTTGACAAAAATGACACCAAAGCAGAGAGTAGATCTTCTAAACAGAATGAGGGACTTCTCTGAGGTAGAACTTTATCATATGAAATTAGTCCCAGTTGTAAACAACAGACTGTTTGATATGTCTGCCTTCATGGCTGGGCCAGGAAATGCAAAAAAAGTAGTTGAAAATGGAGCCTTGCTATCATGGAAGCTTGGGTGTGGAATGGATCAGAACACTGTTCCAAACATCAGTTCTGTAGAGGTTCCTGCTAAAGAAGGCACAATGTCTGCCCAGCTTGGTTATCCTGTTGTAGGCTGGCACATTGCAAATAAAAAACCCCAAATGCCTAAGCGAATTAGAAGGCAAATATATGCCACACCAACGCCTGTTACTGCCATTGGACCACCTACTACAGCCATTCATGAGCCTCCAGAAAGAATTGTGCCAACTCCCACTTCTCCTGCAATTGCTCCTCCAACCGACACAACAGCTCCTCCAGTTCGAGAACCTATACCTCTTCCAGGAAAACCAACAGTTACAATAAGAACAAGGGGTGCTATTATTCACACTCCCACTCTTGGTCCAATCCACCCAACTAGGATAATAGAAACTACTAGCATAGTTCGCCCAACTATCACCAGGCACATTTTTGTAGAACCAACTGCTGCAGTTACACCTCCTTCTACCACTACAAAGAGGCCAAGAACCACAATGAAGCCGCCCACACCACCAACTACCGATTCTTCTACCACAACAACAAAGAAACCCACCAAAAAACCAAGGCCCAGACCCCCCAAGCCTCTTGCTACTACCAAAGCACCGTCCACAAAAGTTGAGACTACATCGCCAAGCCGTACACGTCCTTCTACCAGTGGAGTACCCAACACTGACCCTGAACTTAAAAATCATATTGATAAGGTTGTTGCATGGGTGGGTACCTATTTTGAAGTTAAAATTCCCCCTGACACATTTTATGATAAAGAAGATGGCACCACTGATAATCTCCAGCTCTCTTTGGCGCCAAGACAAAAGGCTGGCCTTGGAGAGAAGATGTGGGTAATGCTCAATAGCACTAGCCAGGTTATGTATGGAATGCCTGACTATACACACATTGGAGACCATGAGTATTACTTGAGAGCTGCAGACAAAGCAGGACGCACTGCGGTGGATGCtttagaaatccaagtccgtaATCTGTTCCAAAAACAACCATCCACTGTTAAATTTCATGCAAAGTTCCACGGGGATCACAATGCTGTCATTAATGACATTAATAAGAAAATTCTGCTAGTCAAAAAGTTGGCTTTTGCTTTTGGTGATAGAAACAGTAGTTCTATTACTTTGCATAATATCACCAAAGGTTCTGTGGTCGTGGACTGGACAAACAATACTTTCCCTGTAGAACCGTGTCCAGTAGAGCAAGTAGAAGGTGTCGGCAAAAAGATCTACGATGAACGTGGCAGTCCTCGGCAACATTTTGTTAACGCAGTGGAGCCGGAATTTAaacttttaaatatttctttatcGTTCTCGGGGAGCTGTAAGCATAAAAAATTCAGGTACATACCTATGAGAGCAGAGGAACCCATACCCACTGCAGTGGCACCAACCGTAGCTGTAGACAGAAACCTGGAGAAGAGAAGTGAGGATGATGTCTACCTTCACACTGTTATTCCTGCGGTGGTGGTGGCTGCCATTTTGTTAATTGCTGGCATCATTGCTATGATTTGTTACCGGAAGAAGAGGAAAGGCAAACTGACAATAGAGGATCAGGCAACTTTTATTAAGAAGGGTGTTCCaattatttttgctgatgaatTAGATGACTCCAAGCCTCCTCCTTCTTCCAGTATGCCACTGATTCTAAAGGAGGAAAAAGCTCCCCTTCCTCCTCCTGAGTATCCTAATCAGAATGTTCCAGAGACAATCCCCCTGAACCAAGACAGCTTGGGGGAGTACACACCTCTTAGGGATGAGGACCCCAATGCACCCCCTTATCAACCTCCCCCACCCTTCACAGCACCTATGGAAGGTAAAGGGTCACGCCCCAAAAACATGACCCCATACCGGTCACCACCCCCTTATGTACCTCCTTAACGAACAGTGTGCTGAGTGAGAGGAGAAAGGGGGCTGTGAGTTCCAAACCAGTGTTGTCCGAAGAGATTGATAGCCTGCAATCTGCTGTCGGGATAACAGGAAAACTCTGCTGTTCTAGGCAAAGAGTAAAGACCTGGAGACTTTTTATAGTAACTCCACATTATACATGCCTCCTTCACAGATTGTGGAAAATATGGGACATATGTCATTTGCCtaacgatttttttcgtattggtATTCATACAGATGTGTGCTCCGTTCTAGATATTTAACAGATTGCAGGCTTTAAAGACACTAAAGAGGAAAGTGATTGGACGATATGTTCAGCACTGGGGTGGCCTTTTGTTTCTCTGCTGTTTGCCTTTAACActaactgtattattattatttttttttccttttatttacgtGTGTCTAGAGCTTCAGGTCATAACAAAATGGTATGACGAAAGGTATCTTGGAAACGGAACAtcagaatttttacatttttacatttactccTGTCTTCTTTCTATATAAAGGACAGCTATCTatacttaaaaatgaaaaaaaaaa
Encoded proteins:
- the dag1 gene encoding dystroglycan isoform X1; this translates as MDIRCAALSLPMLRTIMVLLMASSAWSVWPSDPMEVVQDWDNQLEASMHSLFPEIKEAVAPMTGIPDSSAVVGRPFKIHIPTEFLASSGETIKIFEVGKEILPSWLHWEANFLQGLPLDGDKGVYDISVASMRLAPNGSYVTQTADVFAVEVHPEDHNEPQSVRVAGQETAEATPFLCGTDEPVTILTVILDADLTKMTPKQRVDLLNRMRDFSEVELYHMKLVPVVNNRLFDMSAFMAGPGNAKKVVENGALLSWKLGCGMDQNTVPNISSVEVPAKEGTMSAQLGYPVVGWHIANKKPQMPKRIRRQIYATPTPVTAIGPPTTAIHEPPERIVPTPTSPAIAPPTDTTAPPVREPIPLPGKPTVTIRTRGAIIHTPTLGPIHPTRIIETTSIVRPTITRHIFVEPTAAVTPPSTTTKRPRTTMKPPTPPTTDSSTTTTKKPTKKPRPRPPKPLATTKAPSTKVETTSPSRTRPSTSGVPNTDPELKNHIDKVVAWVGTYFEVKIPPDTFYDKEDGTTDNLQLSLAPRQKAGLGEKMWVMLNSTSQVMYGMPDYTHIGDHEYYLRAADKAGRTAVDALEIQVRNLFQKQPSTVKFHAKFHGDHNAVINDINKKILLVKKLAFAFGDRNSSSITLHNITKGSVVVDWTNNTFPVEPCPVEQVEGVGKKIYDERGSPRQHFVNAVEPEFKLLNISLSFSGSCKHKKFRYIPMRAEEPIPTAVAPTVAVDRNLEKRSEDDVYLHTVIPAVVVAAILLIAGIIAMICYRKKRKGKLTIEDQATFIKKGVPIIFADELDDSKPPPSSSMPLILKEEKAPLPPPEYPNQNVPETIPLNQDSLGEYTPLRDEDPNAPPYQPPPPFTAPMEGKGSRPKNMTPYRSPPPYVPP